One segment of Bacillus alkalisoli DNA contains the following:
- a CDS encoding AzlD domain-containing protein, translated as MNSTIVILIIGMAVVTYLPRLIPFVMFKGKELPPFLQAVLKNVPYAILGALIVPSVFYINDDIMFGIIGLATAFVVAYIGANVIFVVLSAIVALTIYSWILG; from the coding sequence ATGAATAGCACAATTGTCATCTTAATAATTGGTATGGCAGTAGTAACATATTTGCCTAGACTTATACCATTTGTCATGTTCAAAGGAAAAGAATTGCCGCCATTTTTGCAAGCTGTTTTGAAGAATGTCCCTTATGCTATACTGGGAGCTTTAATTGTTCCGAGTGTTTTTTATATAAATGATGATATTATGTTTGGAATTATTGGCCTTGCAACTGCGTTTGTTGTGGCATACATAGGAGCTAATGTTATTTTCGTTGTTTTAAGTGCTATTGTTGCGCTAACTATCTATTCTTGGATATTAGGTTAA
- a CDS encoding AzlC family ABC transporter permease has protein sequence MATTVVSHHVTPFRKGVQAGLAIAIGYIPIAITFGLLAKSVGLTATETVMMSLFVFAGAAQYMSLNMLALGLGTFEIVLTTFILNIRHFLMSTTLNEKVEEDSLWKKALYSFGITDETFSVAATKEGTIQTGYMFGVITVSFSSWVISSGVGHVIGSGLPSTLQESMSIALYAMFVGLLVPSLKKHRKIVVLAGTAAVLNTFFLHIVQLQQGWAIICATIISAVGVEFLFQRFQKGAIANE, from the coding sequence ATGGCTACAACCGTTGTTTCACATCATGTCACGCCTTTTCGAAAAGGTGTTCAAGCAGGACTTGCCATTGCAATAGGGTACATTCCGATAGCCATTACATTTGGGCTTTTAGCAAAATCAGTTGGATTAACAGCAACAGAAACAGTGATGATGAGCTTATTCGTTTTTGCTGGTGCTGCACAATACATGTCATTAAACATGTTAGCGCTAGGGCTTGGCACGTTTGAAATTGTGTTAACAACATTTATTTTAAACATCCGCCATTTTTTAATGAGTACCACTCTAAACGAAAAAGTAGAAGAAGATTCCCTTTGGAAAAAAGCATTATATTCTTTTGGTATAACGGACGAAACATTTTCCGTCGCAGCTACAAAAGAAGGTACTATTCAAACAGGATACATGTTTGGTGTTATTACGGTTTCCTTTTCTAGTTGGGTAATTAGTTCAGGAGTGGGCCATGTAATAGGAAGTGGCTTACCGTCTACTTTACAAGAAAGTATGTCTATTGCTTTATATGCAATGTTTGTCGGACTGTTAGTACCTTCGTTAAAAAAACATCGTAAAATAGTCGTGTTAGCTGGGACGGCAGCGGTGTTAAATACTTTCTTTCTGCATATAGTACAATTACAACAAGGATGGGCTATTATTTGTGCAACGATTATAAGTGCGGTTGGAGTAGAGTTTCTCTTTCAACGTTTCCAAAAGGGGGCGATAGCAAATGAATAG
- a CDS encoding enoyl-CoA hydratase-related protein, whose translation MNYINLEINNYIATVTLNRPEAMNAFNYDMLVKLGEVADELRTNSDVRVVVITAAGDKAFSVGADLKERRTLTEAQVRRNVFKIGDVFNRIATLPQPTIAAINGYAFGGGMELLLACDFRIAAHDVKMGLTETSLAIIPGAGGTQRLPRIVGEAKAMELILTARRFTAKEAYDWGLITRLVEEPSLVLIEAYEFAGEISKNGPLAVQQAKFAIRQGMSVDVQTGLQIERKAYEVIIPTEDRVEALVAFQEKRAPQFKGK comes from the coding sequence ATGAATTATATCAACTTAGAAATTAATAATTATATTGCCACTGTTACGCTTAACCGCCCTGAAGCGATGAATGCGTTTAATTATGATATGTTAGTCAAGTTAGGGGAAGTAGCAGACGAATTAAGAACGAATAGTGATGTACGTGTTGTGGTAATTACTGCTGCAGGAGACAAAGCTTTTAGTGTTGGAGCAGACTTGAAAGAAAGAAGAACGTTAACAGAAGCACAAGTTCGCCGGAATGTATTTAAAATAGGTGATGTATTTAATAGAATTGCAACGCTTCCTCAACCGACAATTGCCGCTATTAATGGATATGCTTTTGGTGGAGGAATGGAACTACTACTAGCATGTGATTTCCGCATTGCTGCACATGATGTGAAAATGGGCTTAACAGAAACTAGCCTAGCTATCATTCCAGGTGCGGGTGGCACGCAACGCCTACCTCGCATCGTTGGAGAAGCGAAAGCGATGGAGCTTATTCTTACGGCAAGAAGATTTACTGCGAAAGAAGCATACGATTGGGGGCTAATTACAAGACTAGTAGAAGAGCCTTCCCTAGTTTTAATAGAAGCATATGAGTTTGCTGGAGAAATTTCTAAAAATGGCCCACTAGCGGTTCAACAAGCGAAGTTTGCGATAAGACAAGGGATGAGCGTTGACGTACAAACTGGTTTACAAATAGAAAGAAAAGCATATGAGGTCATTATCCCAACCGAAGACCGTGTAGAGGCACTTGTCGCTTTTCAAGAGAAAAGAGCGCCACAATTTAAAGGAAAATAG
- a CDS encoding fatty acid--CoA ligase family protein produces MNISSQLSLTAQMNPMKEAYLFEGESKTYAELNAAVNAFASGLEKMGVTKGDHVAILLGNSPYFIVAMYGAARLGATVIPVNPIYTPDEISYIVNDGDVKAIVTLDLLVPLFEKLHHYLPKVESYIICETPQGQEKSKDLPVEQLTVFQKMKSFTSILGAGSYQYEGPDLHEDDVAIILYTSGTTGKPKGAMLTHKNLYRNAKDVADFLKVNESDRVIATLPMFHVFCLTVALNAPLMNGATVIIVPRFSPQHIFEITKKHEATVFAGVPTMYNFLLQHEGVDVEDLSSLRLCISGGASMPVALLKNFEKKFNVIISEGYGLSEAAPVTCFNPLDRPRKAGSIGTSIVNVENKVVNELGEEVAVGEVGELIVCGPNVMKGYYNMPEETAYTIKEGWLYTGDMAKMDDEGYFYIVDRKKDMIIVGGYNVYPREVEEVLYNHPSVIEVAVVGVPDANLGEAVKCFIVTKETITEEELITYCREYLAKYKLPSSIEFLDELPKNTTGKILRRALKEKLGV; encoded by the coding sequence TTGAATATTTCTTCGCAACTTTCGCTAACAGCACAAATGAATCCAATGAAAGAAGCGTATTTATTCGAAGGGGAATCGAAAACTTACGCAGAATTGAATGCAGCTGTAAATGCTTTTGCATCTGGCCTTGAAAAAATGGGAGTAACAAAAGGTGACCACGTTGCGATATTGTTAGGTAACTCACCATATTTTATTGTTGCCATGTATGGAGCAGCTAGATTAGGTGCTACTGTCATACCAGTAAACCCAATTTACACCCCAGATGAAATTAGTTACATCGTGAACGATGGGGATGTAAAAGCAATCGTTACGCTAGACTTACTAGTACCACTGTTTGAAAAACTTCATCATTACTTACCTAAAGTAGAGTCTTACATCATATGTGAAACACCTCAAGGACAAGAAAAATCAAAAGATTTGCCAGTGGAACAGCTAACAGTTTTCCAAAAAATGAAATCGTTTACATCCATACTTGGCGCAGGTAGCTACCAATATGAAGGCCCAGATTTACACGAGGATGATGTAGCCATTATTCTTTACACTTCTGGAACAACTGGGAAGCCAAAAGGAGCTATGTTAACTCACAAAAATTTATATCGCAATGCAAAAGATGTGGCTGATTTTTTAAAAGTGAATGAATCGGATCGTGTTATTGCGACTTTGCCGATGTTCCATGTTTTTTGTTTAACTGTAGCACTTAATGCACCACTTATGAATGGAGCAACAGTTATTATTGTTCCTAGGTTTAGCCCGCAACATATTTTTGAAATAACAAAAAAGCATGAAGCAACTGTATTTGCTGGCGTGCCAACAATGTACAACTTCTTATTGCAACATGAAGGTGTAGACGTTGAAGATTTATCTTCCTTACGTTTATGTATTTCTGGTGGAGCTTCTATGCCTGTTGCTTTATTGAAAAACTTCGAAAAGAAATTCAACGTTATCATTTCTGAAGGGTATGGTCTTTCTGAAGCGGCTCCAGTAACATGCTTTAATCCACTTGATAGACCTCGTAAAGCAGGATCAATTGGTACGAGCATCGTAAATGTGGAAAATAAAGTAGTAAATGAGCTTGGAGAAGAAGTAGCGGTAGGTGAAGTAGGAGAGTTAATTGTATGTGGTCCAAATGTTATGAAAGGCTATTACAATATGCCAGAAGAAACCGCTTATACAATAAAAGAAGGATGGCTATACACAGGGGACATGGCGAAAATGGACGATGAAGGATATTTTTACATTGTCGATCGGAAAAAAGACATGATTATCGTTGGTGGATATAATGTATATCCACGAGAAGTGGAAGAAGTACTTTACAACCATCCAAGTGTAATTGAAGTAGCCGTAGTTGGTGTACCTGATGCAAACTTAGGGGAAGCGGTAAAATGTTTCATAGTAACAAAAGAAACTATTACAGAAGAAGAACTTATCACTTACTGTAGAGAATATTTAGCGAAATATAAGCTACCTTCATCTATTGAGTTCTTAGATGAACTTCCGAAAAATACGACAGGTAAAATTTTGCGCAGAGCGTTAAAAGAAAAACTAGGAGTCTAG
- a CDS encoding lipoate--protein ligase, giving the protein MLFIDNKGITDPRINLAIEEFALKNLPIEDTYLLFYINEPSIIIGKNQNSVEEINTKYVEDNGIHVVRRLSGGGAVYHDLGNLNFSFITKDDGESFHNFRKFTAPVIEALKSLGINAELSGRNDILVEGRKISGNAQFSTKGRMFSHGTLLFNSEIEHVVSALNVKKEKIESKGIKSIRSRVANIKEFMNDNMTIEQFRTLLIQAIFKGEEVPHYTLTESDWEKIHELSKERYQNWDWNYGKSPSFNVQHSHRFPVGQIDIRLEVKKGQIEKCKIYGDFFGVGDVIDIEAKLQGVKYEKSEIENALSQLDVQHYFGNVTKEEIIELIY; this is encoded by the coding sequence ATGTTATTTATCGATAATAAAGGAATTACAGATCCAAGGATAAACTTAGCGATTGAAGAGTTTGCGTTAAAAAACTTACCGATTGAAGACACATACTTACTTTTCTATATAAACGAACCATCTATTATTATTGGCAAAAATCAAAACTCAGTAGAAGAAATTAATACAAAGTATGTAGAAGACAATGGAATACATGTAGTTCGGCGCCTTTCAGGTGGTGGAGCAGTGTACCATGATTTAGGTAATTTGAATTTTAGTTTTATTACAAAAGATGATGGCGAGAGCTTCCATAACTTCAGAAAATTTACGGCACCAGTTATTGAAGCATTAAAGAGCTTAGGAATTAATGCTGAGCTAAGCGGAAGAAATGACATTCTTGTAGAAGGGCGCAAAATTTCAGGAAATGCTCAATTCTCTACTAAAGGTAGAATGTTTAGCCATGGTACATTACTGTTCAACTCCGAAATTGAACATGTTGTTTCTGCGCTTAACGTTAAGAAAGAGAAGATTGAGTCTAAAGGTATAAAATCAATCAGAAGTAGAGTGGCGAATATTAAAGAATTTATGAACGATAATATGACAATTGAGCAGTTCCGCACTCTATTAATACAAGCAATTTTTAAAGGGGAAGAAGTTCCTCACTATACACTAACAGAATCTGATTGGGAAAAGATACACGAGTTGTCTAAAGAACGTTATCAAAACTGGGATTGGAATTACGGTAAATCACCTTCTTTCAACGTACAACATTCTCATCGTTTTCCAGTTGGACAAATAGATATTCGTTTAGAAGTGAAAAAAGGACAAATCGAAAAGTGTAAAATATACGGTGACTTTTTTGGTGTTGGTGATGTTATCGATATCGAAGCAAAACTTCAAGGTGTCAAATACGAAAAATCAGAAATTGAAAACGCCTTGTCCCAACTTGACGTACAACATTATTTTGGAAATGTAACAAAAGAAGAAATTATAGAGTTGATTTATTAA
- a CDS encoding MBL fold metallo-hydrolase, with translation MKVTVVGFWGGYPGVNSATSGYIFESDDFQLLVDCGSGVLAQLQNYTEPTNLNAVILSHYHHDHVADIGPLQFARLIATFLGKGTETLPIYGHGDDKEAFEKLTHKNITKSMDYNPNEILHIGPFSIEFLKTAHPVVCYAMKIKTGDATVVYTADSSYLDSFIPFTKDADLFICECNFYAAQDGKGAGHMNSHDAAKIAKEANVQKLLLTHLPHFGEHEQLVTEAKTLYDGEVSLAHAGLVWEKGTI, from the coding sequence ATGAAAGTTACTGTTGTAGGCTTTTGGGGCGGCTACCCTGGAGTAAATAGTGCAACGAGTGGATATATTTTTGAAAGTGATGACTTTCAGTTATTAGTAGACTGTGGTAGTGGTGTATTAGCACAGCTACAAAATTACACGGAGCCAACAAATTTAAATGCAGTGATTCTTTCTCATTATCACCATGATCATGTAGCAGATATTGGCCCGCTTCAATTTGCTCGTCTAATTGCAACTTTTTTAGGTAAAGGTACAGAAACTCTTCCTATTTACGGTCATGGAGATGACAAAGAAGCCTTTGAAAAATTAACTCATAAAAATATTACAAAAAGTATGGATTATAATCCAAACGAAATATTACATATAGGCCCGTTTTCAATAGAATTTTTAAAAACGGCACATCCAGTTGTTTGCTATGCTATGAAAATTAAAACAGGGGATGCAACAGTTGTTTATACAGCAGACTCTAGCTATCTTGACTCGTTTATTCCGTTTACGAAAGATGCGGATTTGTTTATTTGTGAATGTAATTTTTATGCAGCTCAAGATGGTAAAGGGGCTGGCCATATGAATAGTCACGATGCTGCAAAAATTGCCAAAGAGGCTAATGTGCAAAAACTGTTATTAACACACTTACCACACTTTGGTGAACACGAACAATTAGTAACAGAAGCAAAGACACTATATGATGGCGAGGTCAGCTTAGCCCATGCTGGACTCGTTTGGGAGAAAGGAACGATATAA
- the yhfH gene encoding protein YhfH produces MLVKMSEFLRNLPPKNCTQCEDEMEEQHECYGNTCSKCLEIK; encoded by the coding sequence ATGTTAGTGAAAATGTCTGAATTTTTAAGAAATTTACCTCCAAAAAATTGTACTCAATGTGAAGATGAAATGGAAGAACAACATGAGTGTTATGGCAATACATGTTCTAAGTGTCTAGAAATAAAATAA
- a CDS encoding EAL domain-containing protein, whose protein sequence is MKPIFMNDENRQFFNIIPSMLFLIDKNRIIVDVNQIGASTLGYTRDELIGNVSDMLVFDEDKAQVKNRINEVLNSTEVNNSTNLVFRKKKKDESTCWVQERIVQIKAEDGETLFLLSCEDITRQKIDEILLQKTNHIHELIIKGSELSLILTEIITTVESINRKVKGSILLLNSDNTLYHGAGPSLNKEYIDYIDGVEIGLNVGSCGTAAYTKQRIIVEDIEDSILWKPYSHKAIQYKLRACWSEPIIASTGEVFGTFALYQSIPAAPTELDIKLIETFTSLASLAIEYNKTKENLIVSEHHFKPLFQNNLDAVFTLDLNGIMVDCNRSMEKLTGYDKDEIQKMHFTQFIDLKDINYTRDAFQRSLQGTPVQIECLIVRKDRTQRFINVTTVPVTIRGNLTSVFGIAKDVTEQKKNEDTIIKMAYHDSLTGLPNRRLLLERLEDTITQSNETKLPFYVIYIDLDRFKNVNDSLGHKYGDMLLNVIANRILQLVEPNDTVSRVGGDEFIIVLRSESCIDNVLAKCEQLLSELKRPIKIAQHDLRITPSIGVTSYPCETDCTCSIDVERILNRADLAMYKAKAEGGNKYLLYKEEMAVERQRHIHLDNYLRFALEKEELSLAYQPILEVKSRKIVGAEALLRWYCPKLGHVSPVQFIPIAEESGFIVELGEWVIQQVCKQHAYWRDEMQVCLRIAVNISMHQLQEKDFWMNVERILREHHIEPSYLEVEVTESTIMQDERNVLCNIKELKNLGVKISIDDFGTGYSSLTYLKQFSIDSLKIDKSFITDLPEHNFNKAITDTICSLAQTLNIRLIAEGVEEEAQYNYLKQIGVHEAQGYLFSRPLPVSDFTKLL, encoded by the coding sequence TTGAAGCCCATTTTTATGAACGATGAGAATCGACAATTTTTTAATATTATACCCTCGATGTTATTTTTAATTGACAAAAATAGAATAATTGTTGATGTGAACCAAATTGGTGCATCTACTTTAGGTTATACGCGTGATGAACTTATTGGGAATGTATCGGATATGTTAGTTTTTGATGAAGACAAAGCTCAAGTAAAGAATAGAATAAACGAAGTATTAAATTCTACCGAAGTCAACAATTCTACGAACCTAGTGTTTAGAAAGAAGAAGAAAGACGAGTCAACATGTTGGGTGCAAGAGCGAATTGTACAGATAAAAGCAGAAGATGGAGAAACGCTGTTTTTATTATCTTGTGAAGACATTACAAGACAAAAAATAGATGAGATTTTATTACAAAAGACAAATCATATACATGAGTTAATTATTAAAGGTAGTGAACTATCTTTGATATTAACAGAAATCATTACTACGGTTGAAAGTATTAATAGAAAAGTAAAAGGTTCTATATTACTATTGAATAGCGATAATACCCTTTACCACGGAGCTGGTCCAAGCCTCAATAAAGAATACATTGATTACATTGATGGAGTAGAAATCGGACTAAATGTTGGTTCATGTGGTACGGCAGCCTATACAAAACAGCGAATTATTGTAGAGGATATAGAAGATAGTATATTATGGAAACCTTATTCCCACAAAGCTATTCAATATAAATTGCGTGCATGCTGGTCTGAACCAATTATAGCCTCTACAGGTGAAGTATTCGGTACGTTTGCTTTATACCAAAGTATTCCTGCTGCACCAACGGAATTAGATATAAAATTAATCGAAACGTTTACGTCATTAGCAAGTCTAGCGATCGAATATAACAAAACAAAAGAAAATTTAATAGTAAGCGAACATCACTTCAAGCCACTTTTTCAAAATAATTTAGACGCAGTTTTTACGTTGGATTTAAATGGGATAATGGTAGATTGCAATCGGTCTATGGAAAAATTAACTGGATATGACAAAGATGAAATTCAAAAAATGCACTTTACTCAATTTATAGACCTAAAAGATATTAATTATACAAGAGATGCTTTCCAGCGAAGTTTGCAAGGAACACCGGTTCAAATAGAATGTCTTATCGTTAGGAAAGATCGTACACAGCGGTTTATAAATGTAACAACAGTGCCAGTTACAATTAGAGGTAATTTAACCAGTGTTTTTGGTATTGCTAAAGATGTGACAGAGCAGAAGAAGAACGAAGACACAATTATAAAAATGGCTTACCATGATTCATTAACTGGTTTACCTAATCGAAGGTTACTTTTGGAAAGGTTAGAGGATACGATAACGCAATCAAACGAAACAAAACTACCTTTCTATGTGATATACATTGATTTAGATCGTTTCAAAAATGTAAATGATTCGCTCGGTCATAAATATGGAGATATGCTCTTAAATGTTATCGCCAACAGAATACTACAATTAGTAGAACCAAATGATACTGTTTCGAGAGTCGGTGGGGACGAGTTTATTATAGTATTGCGTTCTGAATCTTGTATAGATAATGTACTTGCGAAATGCGAGCAACTTTTATCTGAATTAAAAAGACCAATAAAAATTGCTCAACATGATTTAAGAATTACTCCTAGTATTGGTGTTACATCTTACCCTTGTGAAACAGATTGTACTTGTTCAATCGATGTGGAACGAATTTTAAACAGAGCTGATTTAGCAATGTATAAAGCAAAAGCGGAAGGTGGTAATAAGTACCTTCTATATAAAGAGGAAATGGCGGTTGAACGCCAGCGCCATATCCATTTAGACAATTATTTAAGATTTGCATTAGAAAAAGAGGAGCTCTCATTAGCTTATCAACCAATTCTTGAGGTGAAATCGAGGAAAATTGTTGGTGCGGAAGCTCTTTTAAGATGGTATTGTCCAAAACTAGGCCATGTATCACCTGTCCAATTTATTCCAATCGCTGAGGAATCAGGATTTATTGTTGAATTAGGTGAATGGGTTATCCAACAAGTGTGTAAACAACATGCGTATTGGCGAGACGAAATGCAAGTATGCCTTCGCATTGCAGTAAATATTTCCATGCATCAGTTACAAGAAAAAGATTTCTGGATGAATGTTGAGAGAATCTTACGAGAACATCATATAGAGCCGTCTTATCTAGAGGTGGAAGTTACGGAAAGCACAATTATGCAAGATGAGCGAAACGTTCTATGTAATATTAAAGAGTTAAAAAATCTAGGAGTAAAAATATCGATTGATGATTTTGGAACTGGGTATTCTTCTTTAACTTATTTAAAACAGTTTTCCATTGATAGCTTAAAAATTGATAAATCTTTTATTACCGATTTGCCTGAACACAACTTTAACAAAGCGATTACAGATACGATTTGCTCTTTAGCACAAACATTAAACATTCGTTTAATAGCAGAAGGAGTAGAGGAAGAAGCGCAATATAATTATTTAAAACAAATTGGTGTACATGAAGCACAAGGCTATCTGTTTAGCAGGCCTTTGCCAGTTTCAGATTTCACGAAACTATTATAA
- a CDS encoding LacI family DNA-binding transcriptional regulator, whose protein sequence is MATIEDVAKLAGLSRTTVSRVINNHPYVAEKKRVQVLTAMSELGYVPNSSARSLRSQQTKMIGLLIPRVTNPFFSKLIEQMEMAASDNGYQLIVCQTRYSEERELEYLSLLKTRQVDGMILSSLQNDWKKIEPFLEYGPIVLCNEFEERAHVPTVRFNQTDGGYIATKHLVELGHKTIAYCTGGYKSNVAESRERGFHKALRERNLQFNNQYFFSDAFTIEDGRRILHDMLKLPIKPTAVFTGGDEVAAGIVSEAKRLGINIPEQLAVVGFDNQAITELLDPQITTVDQPVQLMAKKAFDIMIEKIRTKRYTDKEIYEYELNLIVRNSTVRHGVLI, encoded by the coding sequence ATGGCGACGATAGAAGATGTAGCAAAACTAGCTGGGTTATCACGTACAACAGTTTCTCGTGTCATCAATAACCACCCGTATGTGGCAGAAAAAAAGCGGGTACAAGTTTTAACTGCAATGAGTGAATTAGGGTATGTTCCAAACTCTTCTGCAAGAAGTTTAAGAAGTCAGCAGACGAAGATGATAGGGTTATTGATTCCTAGGGTGACGAATCCATTTTTTAGCAAACTAATTGAGCAAATGGAGATGGCAGCATCAGACAACGGCTATCAATTAATAGTTTGCCAAACTAGGTATTCTGAGGAACGAGAGTTAGAATATTTAAGTTTACTTAAAACAAGACAAGTAGATGGAATGATTTTATCATCCTTACAAAATGATTGGAAGAAGATTGAACCATTTTTAGAATACGGTCCAATTGTCCTTTGTAACGAGTTTGAAGAGAGAGCTCACGTACCAACTGTTCGTTTTAACCAAACAGATGGCGGCTATATTGCTACAAAGCACTTAGTAGAGCTTGGTCATAAAACAATAGCATATTGTACAGGTGGTTATAAAAGTAATGTAGCGGAGAGTAGAGAAAGAGGCTTCCATAAAGCATTACGAGAACGTAACTTACAGTTCAACAATCAATACTTTTTCAGTGATGCATTCACTATTGAGGATGGAAGAAGAATTTTGCATGATATGTTGAAACTGCCAATTAAGCCCACTGCTGTTTTTACTGGTGGAGATGAAGTTGCAGCGGGCATTGTATCAGAAGCAAAACGATTAGGTATAAATATTCCAGAACAATTAGCGGTAGTTGGTTTTGATAATCAGGCAATTACAGAGCTATTAGACCCTCAGATTACTACGGTCGACCAACCAGTTCAACTAATGGCGAAAAAAGCATTTGATATTATGATTGAAAAAATTCGAACGAAACGTTATACCGATAAAGAAATTTATGAATATGAATTAAATCTTATCGTAAGAAATTCAACTGTTAGGCACGGAGTTTTAATATAA